A stretch of Candidatus Eisenbacteria bacterium DNA encodes these proteins:
- a CDS encoding ABC transporter permease, with translation MSRDILSQVIVGSRVSVFVGLISALAVAFLGTNIGLLSGYYRGWTDDILMRLTDIVYGIPFLPFMIILVSLLGPSLSNIILAIVLITWRTSARVIRSQVISLRQRGFVEAAKISGATDLRILYVHIMPNVLPLSFVYGALAMGWAIGTEASVAFLGYGDPQLISWGKILYWAYIAQMIREAWWWVLPPGLAIVLLILSGFFIGRGYEEIANPRLQRM, from the coding sequence ATGAGCCGTGATATCCTCAGTCAGGTGATCGTTGGCTCGCGGGTTTCGGTCTTCGTCGGGTTAATCTCCGCTCTAGCCGTCGCCTTCCTGGGGACCAACATCGGCCTCCTCTCAGGCTATTACCGAGGCTGGACCGATGACATCCTGATGCGGCTAACGGACATCGTTTACGGCATACCGTTTCTACCTTTTATGATCATTCTTGTGAGCCTGTTAGGCCCCAGCCTCAGCAACATCATCCTGGCTATCGTCCTCATTACCTGGCGGACTTCTGCGCGGGTGATTCGTTCCCAGGTGATCAGCTTGAGGCAGAGGGGTTTTGTAGAGGCGGCTAAGATATCCGGTGCCACTGACCTCCGGATCCTTTATGTCCACATCATGCCCAATGTGCTTCCTCTCTCCTTTGTCTACGGAGCTTTGGCAATGGGTTGGGCCATCGGGACCGAGGCGAGTGTGGCTTTCCTAGGTTACGGTGACCCTCAGCTTATCAGCTGGGGAAAGATCCTCTACTGGGCTTATATCGCTCAAATGATCCGAGAGGCCTGGTGGTGGGTCCTGCCGCCAGGGCTGGCTATCGTACTTCTGATACTCTCAGGTTTTTTCATTGGTCGGGGCTATGAGGAGATAGCAAATCCAAGACTTCAGAGGATGTGA